The Gouania willdenowi chromosome 22, fGouWil2.1, whole genome shotgun sequence nucleotide sequence gtcagtgcttatatttatcctatgtttttgtattaaattgactttctttttgttctgtaaatgtttaattttcataaaacattgtgacaaacatTTTCAAGTGTCACATATGATTTTAATATTGTTGTGACGAGATGTaatatattgattatttaaagttgttagtGCTTAGTAAAATAGAAACATAATGGTTTCTTGTGAAACCTAATGAAAATGAAGCAATTGCatgaattaggagaaataaaaagTATTGCATGTATTGCAGTCAAAACATGataattttgtatatgtgtattttgtaataagtgctttttaaagctgcagtgttgAGTGGGGAACGAGTGCCAGAGTATTTCAGATGTCCAGTTGGATATGCCAATCCATTTATTGAAACAAAGAGGTGTCATGAAGATTGAAATTTACAGCTTGTATGGGTTAGTGTCATGCATGGTCAAAACCATTTGCCTCTGACTGGGTATGTGCGGCGGACTGCGCGTGATCCGCTTTCTGTCCGTGCACGGTCTGCCACACATAccgtgtcagagagagagtgaaagcAGACAGAATAAATAacttgtaaacctaagagaaacattatctaaggtgtGGAGAACAGACGCAATTCATTTACAGTGTGGATTTGgagtgtgtttgctgtgatcAGCGGAGCTCAGCTGCAGCActgctgcttgtgtgtgaggagcgactgtggctctgagcctcttactgtcctcacagcagtgctTTTATGTATCTAAAACATTGGAAGACTCTCCAATaccacaagataaagtccctacatttgttactagtctatggagaaaacagtcacaaagagttggtgtgtgcgtgcacgcAAGCGTTCACAAGACCAATGAGTTtcgttcaggaggggaggggggagcgtggagcgattctacaaactgcagctttaaaatggtagccctttggactattcactacctttgaagtagctcacagtatCAGAAAGATTGATGACCCCTGCCCTAACCCCATAGATCCCTGCACTTAACCTAAaacatgccaacatagctccaaaggtgtcataatttagcggaTACTTAATGACAGCgtgatgtcagccttatgtacaaAACTTCAAGTATATTGTTACCAAACTAGTGAGGCCTGAGCCGTGTTTAAGAACTAACTCCGCTCTGTGCTTTGCTTCAGCCTGAGATGAAGTGCTACACTGAGGAGATCTTCGGGCCTGTGCTGGTTGTCCTCGAGGCAGACACGCTAAACGACGCCATCAGCATGGTCAACAGCAACCCCTATGGCAACGGCACAGCAATCTTCACCACAAATGGTGCCACTGCACGCAAATACACTCACGAGGTGGACGTGGGCCAGGTGAGCGGCTGCAGCCTCCAAATGTGTTCCTCTGTTTTGGGAGAAAGGAGCCTTTCACATCATTCTGTCATGTCTGTACAGCGTCTCACTTCACATTTGTGTTTGAAAACCTTGTCGCACATGaagaaaaacaatcattttccATGTCAAACTTATACACTTGTTTGCTCGACACCTAAAATACACTCCTTTGGTTTGGTAACCCCTACCTTTCCACTTCCTCTAAAACACAGCTACAAATAGTTACAGCAAATATGTTTGTTAAAGGTGGAACATGAAAATGTTCTCAGAGGggaaatatgaaattaatattcAAAGGGATTCCTAGTATCCAGATTAGCAGCTAAGCTAATAAAGATAATAAACATGTGCAGCCTTGCCTGTGGAGTTGGTTATACCCTGTGTTTGCTGTTCACATGTTGGGGAATGCAGGGCAGACCGTGTGCCGTGCTACACTCCAAACCTCCAAGCTGCaaacattctttttttcccctctctctctcatcaCTATTCACCTTTGCCAAAAGGCTTTGTGTGTGGAAACTCTTGCCCACAAGTCAAACACTTTAACCCAACCGAGTTAGGGCTCCGTTGACCCGATGACGTTATGTTTCATTTACTTTCCTAAATTTTTCTTTCAAGACATTAATTAAAAGCTGCAGGTTTGACTTTGTTTGTGAGGACGTCAGCTGGTTTTCAACAGCAATGATGCTCAGCTTTCATCTGCTGCATCTCAAAGCCCGGCAGTGGAGGATCTCAGTGGAATTGTTTTCTTAAAATGTACACTTGTGGAAATGAAAgaggtgtttatttattttttttcttctgcaggTCGGAGTCAATGTTCCCATACCAGTTCCTCTGCCAATGTTCTCCTTCACCGGCTCAAGAGGATCTTTCAGAGGGGATATGAACTTCTACGGAAAACAAGTAACCATCAAATAAACAGAATTTCTATTTTTacccacacacaaaacacaaattcaacAAAGTCTATATTCATTTTTCTCCGCAGGGTATCCAGTTCTACACACAGATCAAAACCGTAACCTCCCAATGGAAAGCTGAGGATGCCACCTTAAAAAGCCCTGCTGTTACCATGCCAACTATGGGACGCTGAATTACTCGGTGCACTTAACTTGTGTAAATGAAGTCTAAGTTTATCCAcaagtgtgtgtattttaagaAAAGTGAATATTACAGAGGAAGAGTTTAAAACGTGTATGCATGAATAGGTAATGTCCTTCAGATAGCTGTGGCTTTATATTTCAATAAAGTTTCCTTTTTTGGATGAAGATAGTTTAAAGCTAACCACAAATGTCAATGGAATACAACAAGCGTTATTTCTACTCGTGTACTGGCATTGTCTAAATGAGTTATGACAATTTTCACAGTTTTAATATATGACAAAGTGTCCACAACCAAAAGCAAATGCATAGTAAGATGTTTTAAATACGTTCAACTTCAAACCAAGCATCCTGTCATTAGTTTAATGACAGGATTTAATATGTGAGGGGAAATAAAAGGCCACAGTAGTTGTTTGATGTGCATATATAGCAAACTGTATGGGTTTGAGTGCTGAATGCATTCAGGTGCTTTTGATCACACATGCATTAGTTTTCATTTTCAGCTGAAACGGTtcaaagaacaaacaataaaccTGTGATGTCTTCTAAATTGCAAGGATGAATTGTGTTTTGTTCACGTTGTGTTGGTCTTTTATCTGCAGGTTCTGTTGTGCCTTCCTTTGGTTCTGCATGGGTCAACTGGTGCAGGGACAGTATTTGATTAGCCTGTCACACAAAGGGCCAATTTACTCCCCAGTATAAATCCCAAACACCCATCAAATCAGTTGGAGCACATgtgccaaactcaaggcccgggggccaaccCCGGCCCTTTAGAGTTTACTGtagaccatccaatttggcccgcaggagaaaataaaaaatgacatagaaaacatgaattattgtgtaaataagcCAATAATCCAGTTgcagatatctcaaattcaccaatttaatgaaacttgaCAATATTTTCggggcttgcatttttcctttgtctATTGCACattaatgcagtcatttttatttgcaaattgaGACAAGAAGTCACAATATTTCCACAAACATTGCAATTTCTCTCAAACAATTCAACAAAAttccccttaaaaaaaaaaaaaaaaattgctaacaaaatcaagaattttttaAGTTAAGGACTGAAGAAGTCTTGGATGAAAAGTGAAAGTTCTTAATGCAATCCAGCTGCCTCCTTTAAAGCTATAGTTGCAATTTCCCTCATTCAGGTTTATTCACACAACACTGACggcaaacatgtacagtatctgCAGATACACACAACATTTAACACTTGCTAGTGAGTAGTcttttgatatatttatatctGTTTATACAACACGGTATCTTTTTGTTTCCTTGATACTTTTAGGTCAGTTCATGTTTCACGTTCTGTTACCATCTTACTTTCTGACATCACTGTCGACAGACTTCTTCGGCACATGGCTGACCAAAGCCACTGAGTGAGTGAATTTCctaccagaaaaaaaaagaaaatgcattcagttcatcaaaaaaaaaaaaaaaacatgttttaggtGCACTGATgtgtatacactgtatatatatatacatttttttttactcaggcCTGCAGCCATGAGTGAAATCAGGGTTACGTTGGGTCAACGCAATGTACATAGATTCAAGTGCAGCAAACAAAATGACGTGTTGCCAAATGTACTGTTATTCCACTAAAGTAGGTGCCAGACCACTGTTAGCATGAATATATATCTCCTCTGCTTTACCCCCAAACGTTCAGATCCCCTGCACACTCCTTTCTTAAAATCATGTTACCAGCTGCTCTCTGCGACCACAAGagttcaaagaataaaataaactgcTCGGGCACGTGAAAAGGGGCCAATAGGCTGAAGGCAGATCGACGTGACCAGATGTTTGTTTCCAAGCACACGATTCTGTGGCCGGGCCTATTTTTACTATTGTGCCCAGACTCTTTCTTCATTCTTTTTAAGCAGATGGATGGAAAAGAAAATTGGTTGAAGCCTAACTGATGTTTTATGGTATCCTTTTCTGCTGAGAAAATGGctgttttaaacattaaaaagagGGAGGAGTCAGCAAGTTCAGCTTGAGCTCCTGCACTCTGTTACTGCACTTTGTTCTTCGCCGTTAATTGATGCAGAAACATGAGTTCATTTTAAAGCATTACAAAGGAGCTTCCAAGTATCTATGGTGATGAAGTCAATGAATCatgaaaaaaaccaacatatTAAGTCAAGATTATTTAGGGGTTTTATTACCTTTCCTTCTGgccattcattttcccaaagAGAAGCCAGAGCACTTGTTCCTTCTGCTCCCAAGTGAGATCTGAGATTTCAACTTCTTTGCCTGGAGGATAAGGCCTTTAAAAAGTGCacataattatatttaaaaaaagtagctTTCCAGTAaaagttacattatgttttACCACAAACTGTATAAAAGCTGGGAGAGACCATCCATTTGTCATCACAAGTAATTAAGAGTGTCACAAGGACACACAAAGGGATAGAAGTAATGGAAAAGTTGAGATGTGAAGTAGGCCTACCACGTGGCAGCTGCATCCATGTCTGAATACACAGAGTTGGTGCTGTGGGGACTTTTATGGAAGGTGCGGATGGGTGGGAACTTGATCTTTCCTTCTGTGGCTTCACTGAACCTCAGCCGATAATCCTGCAGTGCCTTCCTTTTGTACTGGAACCTGCTGGCTAAGATCTCCTGCTTCACATGGGTCAGAGCATCATGGAAGAACTCCTCCAGCTGTGTGCGTCGCTTCACAATTAGGCTCGCTAGCTGCTTGATGTGCTCCAGTTCTTTCTCTCGCATGATGAGGACCTTCTGCAGTTTGTCCAGCTCCACCTGGCTGGCTTGAATCAGGCCCAGATTCATCTTCTcttgcagctgctgctgctcaagtTCTTCAACCTTCAGCTCAAGATCTTGCTCGAGGGAAGCTACCTTAGATGTCAGTTCAGACAGCTTATCTTTCTGTGCCTCTATCTGAGCTGCGTTCTTTTTTAGAGTTAACTCAAGCATATCCTGAAGGGACAAGAGCAGAGAAGTGAGAAGGCAATTAgaacaatacatttattttcataacatgttaaggtttcatctATTCAGAtaactgttccttaggaaatccactttgatcttctgacatgtttcgactgacaactgccagtcttcgtcaaaGCTGTACTGAtctctttgatgtttcctttgaagtttccttgacttccacataGTAATTCCAGAacgattctttttgtcttctttttttgttgaatgaaactataacatattattaaaaaagaagacaaaaagaatcttgctggaattactatgcGAAATGTGTCAACTAACACCTGTCAGTCTTTGTCAAAGGCGTCTACTggtcgctttgatgtttccattgaagtttCATTGACTTCCacatagtaattccagcaagatttatttttgtcttctttttttgctgaatgaaacctgaacatattgaaaaaaaagttaaaaagaaaaatcttgctggaattactacacggaaatcaaggacacatcaaagcgatcagcagacacctctgacaaaaactggcagttgtcagttgaaacatgtcaggagatactGTAAAAAtggatttcctaaggaacagttgtctgaataaaataaaccttattattaaaaaaagacaaaaagaatcttgctggaatgaTTTCCTTTTCATGCCAGTTAACATGAATGaggtttgtggttttttttagttagGGGATAAATACTTCAGCCAGGTTACTTTATTCGTTTGCTGTCATAATTAGAGATGAATAATGTGCCCATTATTTGTGTGTCTGAAAGAATCACTGTCAGAGATCGACCACTGAATATGAACGTGGACACCAGTGGAAACTCACCACAACCACTGACCACTGAGAGGCTGGCTACTAGTCAGGAGGGTGGGGGGGAGAGAACCAGGACcacaagtaaaatacacaagGTCAGCATGAGTAAACAACATGAGGGGAAAACATACCTGAAATATATTCAAACCTGACAAGTGTTTCATAACACAAGAGTGATTGAAAATGActtaattacaacaaatacgCTTTATCCATGTGCAACCGGTCCCTATTAATTTCTACTGTTGGCTGTCCTGAAGTTGAAACATACCTTGTCCAAAGCCAGTGAAGTATTTTTCTTGGTCAATGAATTAGTCAATTTGTGTAGGTCTTTGGCCTCCTTTGCGTGATATCTCAGAGCTTCATTGAGGCGATCTTGCTCTTTGAATGCAGCTTGCAAAGTGTCCTCCAAATGTCTACAAATGAGAGCAGAGCATTTTGGTCGCAAACCTTGAATAAAGTCCGCAatcacttttcagaaaagcctTTTGGGTGAAATAGTCCTTCCATCCTGAGAGTAGTCAATACATTATGTAGTCAACCAATCCCTGCCATTAGGTccgaatggaaagaaccaatcagatgcatTCATGTCATGTCCTGCCCATGTCCCTTTCTGTCCCTTCCTTTTCCTGAGTGCGCAATCATCATGTGACACTATATACGGAAATATCAAGCACAATTAAGGATTTGAAGGGCCTGAACTTAGAGTAGGTCTTGCTAGCTCAAATCATGCTAACTTTCCAACATTGCGGACTGAAAAAATCATATGAGCCAAGTAGTAATTTGATACCAAACCAATCCCCCTCAGGTTGACACTTAAAGTTCTCACTGTTGGTGGTTTGACACTAGCACTGAATCAGAAGGTttacaccaaaataaaagtcggTTGATTTGGTTTTGAACCGTTCTTCTGTACCAACTGTGTGTGCTGACCTGAGTGGGAAATGGCCAATGGGCTGTTTAAATTAGCACAATGTGTacaatacactacaaactcaatgagtatatactgtctattatatactataagtatgattaggatgatgagagttcccactgaagtatactttgaAGTTtctcaagatgcatttcgaacctacaacgacaaaaaccagaagcacactgaggctcgccgttgattctccacctttgaacattctgaaaacattttaagcgagaaaatgaccaagtagaatatcaacatgtgctcatttgatccataaatttagcggaaaacacatttcatgccgacatttcggagacccttcaaaacaagagccctatttacataagctttaaaaaactaaaggaagacaaaaagagatgcttttgttttgaaaaggggatgtttgatttttagcttgaagccggacCCGTGACTATTTTacgttctgctcgcaatgcaccatgaggtggttgagtatgactagtgtgcctatcgtgcatacttaaaaaatgtcccgatacagtatacatctgggtatttctcgtgtactcaatctttccatactatctaatgtgaatgcactacatagtaattttgacatcagattTATTCTGGATAGTACGAACACAGCTATAGTGTAAACAAATATGGAGGAGCTTCATGGGAAAACAGAATTAATGACGTCTGTGtacattggtgtgtgaatgtgagggtGAATGAggtgatatgtaaagcactttgtgacttctgtctgtgaaaggtgctatataaataaaacattacttacttacttgaaTTTCAACGATAACCCTTGTGTGTATGAAATGAAATCAATGACTGCCATCAGGACAGACCCAGCAGGACCACGCCAGGATTAATGCTGATGTTGAATAAgcgataaaaaaataactaaacatAGAAGCAGCATGCACATCCCATGACCacaaacataataaacaaaggTCCTCAGACGCTTCACTTTCGCCTCCCCGTAGGTGTGGAGAATGGCTGCGGATGTGATCATTGGCTAAGCAGATGTACACTGACATGTTGGTGACGCACCAGTGTGGTTAACATGATTACCGTATTTgtagttatatatatatcatatacaCAAACACTGATGTGAgtacattattttttctatGCGTCCTGCATGACAGAACAGTTTATAGGATTAAAAAGAGACTGATTGTTGATTGAGATGGAGGAAACTCACGCAGTGGCTTCACGGTGGTCCTTCACTATGGCGGCTATCTTTTGATTGCATTGCTTCATCATTTCTTTTTCGAGATGTTCCTGCAGggaaagttagaaaaaaaaaatgtttattcttccACTTGAAATATCAGGGTGTCACGTCTCCACTACTGTCTGATCATTTATTTGAAATACGTGAAAACTGTTTAGAATTTAAATAGATGAATGACTTGGACTTGTAAGGTGGTGATTTTTGGCTTAATACCTTTTCTGCAGAGAATTTTCTCTCCATTTTATGCAGGTTTTCCACATGCTCTGCAGCAGtgatttccatattttttttaagctaaaaaacaaacagactgTGGTTAGGGCTTCATAAATGCTTAACATACGTCATATACTGtcgcagacatgggcaactggcagcccggatgccaccaaagtaaatgcacaaaattacataaaagaaatacacaaataatacaataaaaaacacaatatgagagtaaaatatacaaaatgacaacaaaaatgcaaaaattacaatgaaaatacacaaaataacaaaaatataggaCAATAGAAACCCaccaaattactcaaaaaacattaaatgagaaaaatatacaaaatctacgtaattacaacaaaaatgcacaaaacaacaaaacattggaCCACAAAGACAagcaaattgacaaaaaaacataaacatacaaaaatagtgaaaaatatataaagtgacaacaaaaaacaggcaaaattaccccaaatacacacaaaccctatgtccttttctgtattaatgctcagatttgttATTATCTCCAATGCTGACACAAATgctgttgataatgtggcctgTGGATCAGACAACCACATTTTTGTGGCAGCCTCTGTGATAAGAGTTGCCCATCTCCGTCATAcagagatataaaaaaaaaaatgaaaataaaaaatataggtTTCTTACATCAGTGAGTTCTTGTTCCAACTCGGCCTCTCTGTCCTTCATTTTCTTTATCTCATCCAGACCCACGTTGATGTCTCCTAACTGTgtgtaaagaaaaagaaatacataCTGTAGGTCAAATGCTCATCTATACTgtacatttacataaaaaaaaccaaaaaacctttagatgtaattttttttcaacgtgaatgtttacatttctaaatcCACATGATCAAATGGAATACTGTACCCCATTTTGTAAACATATCAACAATCAACTGGGCAAAATACCTCAAGAAGCTACTGTGTAAAACCAAGCCGGAgcaaaaaaatgtgacaaagtgaCCAAAGTCACGAGAGACTAAAAAAACGCTCACCCACAAACATGGTCGTGATGACTAAATGAGAGGTTATCAACCATCTGATTACAACTTTGGGCCTATTGGTTATTCTTTAGCTAACTCTGAATATGCTAATCTACAGTCACTCATCAGTCAACAGTACTTACACCAGTTGGTTTGTATTGTCTACCATTTTCACTcttaagctataaaataaacaaagtcatCCAGAACAACAGTTTCTATGGTTACCTGTTTTCCTGGCATCTATCCTAGTGTACTTTAAATGGTGGATCAGCAATTTTATTGATTCatctctaaaaaaaaaggatgatcTCTAGGGTTCTTTTGTCAAACGAATCTATTGCTATCAATATGTAATAAGAATTAAATATTAGCGGTGGCTCTTCATGTCATAGGCTTGTTCTACCAGTGTATTTTTTCCATACTTCTTTTTTCAATCCTTGAAAGCAACTTTTAACCGTTTTTTAAGCATAAGCCATAAGTCAGAGTTTCTGTTGTGTATGCCATGTAACGTACATATGCATTTCATTTTGTAATCACAGAATAGAATTAAAATAGCGTTTAAACATATCCCTGGAATGTTACTGAATAGCTTTGTttgttagttattttattacatgataaatgtcaacaacagcTGTTGAGATGATGCAGCACATATTTGAGACGTAAAGTAAAGTTATATGTCTTTTCATGATTCTGGGAGCTCACCAGTTTGTTCTTTTCGTCTCTTGCCAGAGTCTCCTGAGCTTTGAGGCATTTCTCAAGTGAGCGGATCTGTAAATATGAAAGGGTATGAACACATTTCTCAGTTTAAGTCAACAacttacatttttcaaacacaaaactTATGGTAAAGTACCAACACATATTTTGAAAATAGTTTTCCAATAAATCGCTTTTAATTATCTATGCAGTACtcgtacttttttgagtatagtactaaatcagtcattttacttgtaccagtacaagtaaaaaatgatgaaaaaaacaacaatgttttaaaacaagtaaactaattcattattacatttctacacacaaccattactgagtaagtTATtactttttgtgattattttttaatttcccttttGTGATCTCTTCATAAACTTTcatgaaaaggttaaaaaataacagatttaacttgtttccatgtaccaatATTCTACAAGTTAATATTTTATTACAGACAtatcctttatttaaaaaacaaaacaaaaaaaaaaaaaacaataaaaaaaagatatggaatttgctggtttaaaaaccctgccttgtatgaatggctatgaattgtgcatgaatgttggtggtggtcagagacagctgtggctacattgtagcttaccaccaccggtatgactgtgtgagtgactggtgtgattGAAAAATTCTTTCTGTaatgcgctttgagtctcctcgaaaaaagcgctatataattccaagccattattattattattaggtatTTTAATGCAATACCCACCAACCATTCTCACACCAGAACATTGGTACTAATGAGGGGACCATTGATACCTTGctgtaaggtgacattcactcagggctttAGATTAGTGC carries:
- the LOC114456812 gene encoding basal body-orientation factor 1-like; this translates as MLELTLKKNAAQIEAQKDKLSELTSKVASLEQDLELKVEELEQQQLQEKMNLGLIQASQVELDKLQKVLIMREKELEHIKQLASLIVKRRTQLEEFFHDALTHVKQEILASRFQYKRKALQDYRLRFSEATEGKIKFPPIRTFHKSPHSTNSVYSDMDAAATWPYPPGKEVEISDLTWEQKEQVLWLLFGKMNGQKERKFTHSVALVSHVPKKSVDSDVRK